One window of Microcoleus vaginatus PCC 9802 genomic DNA carries:
- a CDS encoding citrate synthase — translation MVVGEFKPGLEGVPATLSSISYVDGQKGLLEYRGISIEELALKSSFLETSYLLIWGVLPTKEELEAFEHEIRYHRRIKYRIRDMMKCFPERGHPMDALQASAAALGLFYSRRALANPAYIREAVVRLLAKIPTMVAAFQQMRRGNDPVRPRDDLDYSANFLYMLNEQEPDPLLARIFDTCLTLHAEHTINASTFSAMVTASTLTDPYGVIASAVGTLAGPLHGGANEEVIDMLEQIGSVQNVRAFVEKSVANKDKIMGFGHRVYKVKDPRATILQRLAEQLFENFGHDDYYDIAVELEEVVEEKLGHKGIYANVDFYSGLVYRKMGIPIDLFTPVFAIARVAGWLAHWKEQLEANRIYRPTQIYTGTHGAPYIPIEDRLPS, via the coding sequence ATGGTCGTCGGCGAATTCAAACCAGGTTTAGAAGGTGTTCCCGCCACCTTGTCCAGCATTAGCTACGTCGATGGACAAAAAGGGTTGCTGGAATATCGCGGGATTAGCATCGAGGAACTGGCACTGAAAAGCTCCTTTCTCGAAACTTCATATTTATTAATCTGGGGGGTACTTCCGACAAAGGAAGAACTCGAAGCTTTCGAGCATGAAATTCGTTATCACCGCCGGATCAAATATCGCATCCGGGACATGATGAAATGCTTTCCAGAAAGAGGACATCCCATGGACGCCCTGCAAGCTTCAGCGGCCGCCTTGGGCTTGTTTTACTCCCGCAGAGCTCTGGCTAACCCAGCATACATTCGAGAAGCTGTAGTGCGGCTGCTAGCTAAGATTCCCACAATGGTAGCAGCGTTCCAGCAAATGCGACGGGGAAATGACCCGGTGCGACCGAGGGATGACTTGGACTACTCGGCTAACTTTCTTTATATGCTCAACGAGCAAGAACCAGATCCGCTGTTAGCTAGAATTTTTGACACTTGTCTGACTCTCCACGCTGAACATACAATTAATGCCTCTACATTTTCGGCAATGGTAACAGCTTCGACGCTGACAGACCCTTACGGAGTGATTGCTTCAGCAGTTGGCACTTTGGCGGGGCCGCTGCACGGGGGAGCTAATGAAGAAGTGATTGATATGTTGGAGCAAATTGGTTCGGTACAAAACGTGCGGGCTTTTGTCGAGAAGAGCGTTGCAAATAAGGACAAAATCATGGGTTTCGGTCACCGAGTTTACAAGGTGAAAGATCCGAGAGCAACTATTCTTCAGAGGTTAGCAGAACAGTTGTTTGAGAACTTCGGTCACGACGATTATTACGACATTGCTGTCGAGTTGGAAGAAGTGGTTGAGGAGAAATTGGGTCACAAAGGAATTTATGCAAATGTAGATTTCTATTCGGGTCTGGTTTACCGAAAAATGGGAATTCCGATCGACTTATTTACACCGGTTTTTGCGATCGCCCGCGTTGCTGGCTGGTTGGCCCACTGGAAGGAACAGCTAGAGGCAAACCGCATTTACCGCCCGACTCAAATATATACGGGGACTCACGGTGCTCCTTATATTCCGATCGAGGACAGACTCCCATCCTAA
- the sixA gene encoding phosphohistidine phosphatase SixA: MHLYLIRHGIAAEPEEYDTDSERPLTKEGERKTRKIAQRLYELEIQFDLILTSPLLRAQQTAQILQTVGLSSKIEESATLAPSGDIGNWLEWYKQWQEIGSRSLALVGHQPDLGHWAENLLWARSQDALILKKAGIIGLIVPETGSPVGRSQMFWLTAPKFLLP, encoded by the coding sequence GTGCATTTATATCTGATCCGTCACGGTATCGCAGCCGAACCCGAAGAATATGATACAGACTCAGAACGCCCGCTGACTAAAGAGGGCGAGCGTAAAACCCGGAAAATCGCCCAGCGGCTGTACGAGCTCGAAATTCAGTTTGACTTGATTCTCACCAGTCCCCTACTGCGGGCGCAGCAAACCGCCCAAATCCTGCAAACAGTCGGTTTGAGTTCCAAAATAGAAGAATCCGCCACCCTCGCACCTTCAGGAGACATCGGAAACTGGTTGGAGTGGTACAAACAGTGGCAGGAAATAGGTAGCCGCAGCTTGGCCCTAGTGGGCCACCAACCAGACTTAGGTCACTGGGCAGAAAATTTGCTTTGGGCTCGATCGCAAGATGCCCTGATTCTCAAGAAAGCAGGGATCATCGGCTTAATCGTCCCCGAAACAGGCTCCCCAGTGGGCCGCAGCCAAATGTTTTGGCTAACTGCGCCCAAGTTTTTGCTCCCCTAG